Proteins from one Terriglobales bacterium genomic window:
- the msrP gene encoding protein-methionine-sulfoxide reductase catalytic subunit MsrP, translating into MLIKKAAGIPSSEITPKQTYLDRRKFMAAGALALGAVACNKIAELASPESAQAGAKLSFTRNPALSTTETPNTFKQITTYNNFYEFGTDKEDPAANAWRLKTRPWTVAVEGQVKKPKTFDIDQLLKLAPLEERIYRHRCVEGWSMVMPWVGYSLSEFIKQCEPTSKAKYVQFVTLNDKQMMPGVNTPVLDWPYVEGLRMDEAMHPLALLCFGLYGEVLPNQNGAPVRTIIPWKYGFKSCKSIVKVRFVEKEPNTSWNTSAPNEYGFYSNVNPTVDHPRWSQKDERRIGEFKRRPTLMFNGYGDQVASLYAGMDLRKYY; encoded by the coding sequence ATGCTGATCAAGAAGGCCGCCGGCATCCCGTCGTCGGAGATCACGCCGAAGCAGACCTATCTCGACCGCCGCAAGTTCATGGCGGCCGGCGCGCTGGCGCTGGGCGCGGTCGCTTGCAACAAGATCGCGGAACTGGCCTCCCCGGAATCCGCGCAGGCCGGAGCAAAGCTCAGCTTCACGAGAAACCCCGCGCTCAGCACCACCGAGACCCCGAACACCTTCAAGCAGATCACCACCTACAACAACTTCTACGAGTTCGGCACCGACAAGGAGGACCCCGCCGCGAACGCCTGGCGCCTCAAGACGCGGCCGTGGACCGTCGCCGTCGAAGGCCAGGTGAAGAAGCCGAAGACCTTCGACATCGACCAACTGCTGAAGCTCGCGCCGCTCGAGGAGCGCATCTACCGCCACCGCTGCGTCGAAGGCTGGTCGATGGTGATGCCGTGGGTCGGCTACTCGCTCTCCGAGTTCATCAAGCAGTGCGAGCCCACGTCGAAGGCGAAGTACGTGCAGTTCGTCACGCTCAACGACAAGCAGATGATGCCGGGCGTCAACACGCCCGTGCTCGACTGGCCCTACGTCGAGGGCCTGCGCATGGACGAAGCCATGCACCCCCTCGCGCTGCTGTGCTTCGGCCTCTACGGCGAGGTGCTGCCCAACCAGAACGGCGCGCCCGTCCGCACCATCATCCCGTGGAAGTACGGCTTCAAGAGCTGCAAGTCCATCGTGAAGGTGAGGTTCGTCGAGAAGGAGCCGAACACTTCGTGGAACACCTCCGCGCCCAACGAGTACGGCTTCTACTCCAACGTGAATCCCACGGTCGACCATCCGCGCTGGAGCCAGAAGGACGAGCGCCGCATCGGTGAGTTCAAGCGGCGGCCCACGCTCATGTTCAACGGCTACGGCGACCAGGTCGCCTCGCTCTACGCCGGCATGGACCTGCGGAAGTATTACTGA
- a CDS encoding FecR domain-containing protein, which translates to MRRLSIALVLLLAGAAAAHAQQSVGKVDRLIPAGFINRGSATNEAKKADTVEWNDILRTNDAGRMRVAMDDGSMLSIGAHSELRVIKHDPQSNQTIIEMLYGKARANVVPIKKQGGGFQVRTPTAVIGVLGTTVDVETAQVVGTVSEKELENVPASRRNVADLINLVPGAMPDKSRPDQPTIADYLIDGTLVKARDHSVAVRSIDPEIIEGVVVLPGQWTWVKRGMPPTPPRFGDPQPEECSQGACECPQNSCSDFYANANPQTASTRQSRPQLTQSGVRNPAICSYETITLGLQNAITQSGPGHSGQARVILDNVIDYDIVGRGTSTGQVFDVRVKNLTDCPLNIQIPAGSVLEPKGYVGRVLKGILLGSGMPPLKDFQVMMAEGGFGEMPPAQGAGDDYFPGAMYYVPPSAQEVVFTLRGYCLELHKLAPHAKTNYKFADAGDMQKMAPSLKVMETANKLAAMRQLGSQIHSLDSIVQWSLWASREKMNAKEFREEFFKLVKKNYEGQKKKFDKNAKATTEKMVDDLWPLVQKVLTAAR; encoded by the coding sequence ATGCGCCGCCTGTCTATCGCCCTCGTCCTGCTTCTTGCCGGCGCCGCCGCGGCGCACGCCCAGCAGAGTGTCGGCAAAGTCGACCGCCTGATCCCCGCGGGCTTCATCAACCGCGGCTCCGCTACGAACGAAGCGAAGAAGGCCGACACGGTCGAGTGGAACGACATCCTCCGCACCAATGACGCCGGCCGCATGCGCGTCGCCATGGACGACGGCTCCATGCTCTCCATCGGCGCGCACAGCGAGCTGCGCGTCATCAAGCACGACCCGCAGTCGAACCAGACCATCATCGAGATGCTCTACGGCAAGGCGCGCGCCAACGTGGTACCCATCAAGAAACAGGGCGGCGGCTTCCAGGTGCGCACCCCGACCGCCGTCATCGGCGTGCTCGGGACCACGGTGGACGTCGAGACGGCGCAGGTGGTCGGTACGGTCAGCGAAAAGGAACTCGAGAACGTCCCGGCCTCGCGCCGCAACGTCGCCGACCTCATCAACCTGGTTCCCGGCGCGATGCCCGACAAGAGCCGGCCCGACCAGCCCACCATCGCCGACTACCTGATCGACGGCACCCTGGTGAAGGCGCGCGACCACAGCGTCGCCGTGCGCAGCATCGATCCCGAGATCATCGAAGGCGTGGTGGTGCTGCCTGGCCAGTGGACTTGGGTGAAGCGCGGCATGCCTCCCACACCGCCACGGTTCGGCGACCCGCAGCCCGAGGAGTGTTCGCAGGGCGCTTGCGAATGTCCGCAGAACTCCTGTTCCGACTTCTACGCCAACGCCAATCCGCAGACCGCCTCGACGCGCCAGTCACGACCCCAGCTCACGCAGTCGGGCGTCCGCAACCCGGCGATCTGCAGTTACGAGACCATCACTCTCGGCCTCCAGAATGCCATCACCCAGAGCGGTCCCGGCCACTCGGGACAGGCGCGCGTCATCCTCGACAACGTCATCGATTACGACATCGTCGGTCGCGGCACCTCGACGGGGCAGGTGTTCGACGTGCGCGTCAAGAACCTCACGGACTGCCCGCTCAACATCCAGATACCGGCGGGCTCGGTGCTCGAGCCGAAGGGATACGTCGGTCGCGTCCTCAAGGGCATTCTGCTCGGCAGCGGGATGCCGCCGCTCAAGGACTTCCAGGTCATGATGGCGGAAGGCGGCTTCGGCGAGATGCCACCGGCGCAGGGCGCGGGCGATGACTACTTTCCCGGCGCCATGTACTACGTTCCCCCCAGCGCCCAGGAGGTCGTCTTCACGCTCCGGGGCTACTGCCTGGAACTTCACAAGCTCGCACCGCATGCCAAGACGAATTACAAGTTCGCCGATGCCGGCGACATGCAGAAGATGGCGCCGAGCTTGAAGGTCATGGAAACGGCCAATAAGCTCGCAGCCATGCGCCAACTCGGTTCGCAGATCCACTCGCTCGACAGCATCGTGCAGTGGTCGCTCTGGGCCTCGCGCGAGAAGATGAATGCCAAGGAGTTCCGCGAGGAGTTCTTCAAGCTGGTGAAGAAGAATTACGAAGGCCAGAAAAAGAAGTTCGACAAGAACGCGAAGGCCACCACCGAGAAGATGGTCGACGACCTCTGGCCCCTGGTCCAGAAGGTCCTGACGGCGGCTCGATAG
- a CDS encoding UDP-N-acetylmuramate dehydrogenase, which translates to MEIREQVPLAPLTTFQVGGPARWFAEARTPQEVLQAVDTARANNWRLFVMGGGSNLLVADAGFHGLVLRIAIPGLDDRMEDGKRVFEAGAGEDWDRFVAHAVARECAGVECMAGIPGTVGGTPVQNVGAYGQEVSDSIVSVQVFDMQRGAIRDLCAEACGFGYRTSIFNTSERGRFVVLMVTYALIPGGTPMLEYADLKKHFAGKNERPSLGEVREAVRQIRHSKAMLIVEGDPDCRSAGSFFKNPIVDAATDARLLKLAEQRGLTPPRFSTPEGIKLSAAWLVEQSGFQKGYARGAVGISSKHSLAIVNRGGATAAQILALKDEIQQRVRSTWEIDLDPEPVLLGFDE; encoded by the coding sequence GTGGAAATCCGCGAACAGGTGCCGCTCGCCCCGCTGACCACCTTCCAGGTCGGCGGGCCGGCGCGCTGGTTCGCCGAGGCGCGGACGCCGCAGGAAGTCCTCCAGGCGGTCGACACCGCGCGCGCCAACAACTGGCGCCTGTTCGTGATGGGCGGCGGCAGCAACCTGCTCGTCGCCGACGCCGGCTTTCACGGACTGGTCCTGCGTATCGCCATCCCCGGCCTGGATGACCGGATGGAAGATGGCAAGCGCGTCTTCGAGGCGGGCGCAGGCGAGGACTGGGACCGCTTCGTCGCGCACGCCGTCGCGCGCGAGTGCGCCGGCGTGGAGTGCATGGCCGGCATTCCCGGCACGGTCGGCGGCACCCCGGTGCAGAACGTCGGCGCCTACGGCCAGGAAGTCTCCGACAGCATCGTCTCCGTGCAGGTCTTCGACATGCAGCGCGGGGCCATCCGCGACCTGTGCGCGGAGGCTTGCGGCTTCGGTTACCGCACCTCGATCTTCAACACCAGCGAACGCGGGCGGTTCGTCGTGCTCATGGTTACCTACGCGCTCATCCCCGGCGGCACGCCGATGCTCGAGTACGCCGACCTGAAGAAGCACTTTGCCGGCAAGAATGAGCGGCCTTCGCTCGGCGAAGTCCGCGAAGCCGTGCGCCAGATACGGCACTCGAAGGCGATGCTCATCGTCGAGGGCGACCCGGACTGCCGCAGCGCGGGCTCGTTCTTCAAGAACCCCATCGTGGATGCGGCGACCGACGCGCGCCTGCTGAAGCTGGCCGAGCAGCGCGGCCTGACACCGCCACGCTTTTCCACGCCGGAGGGCATCAAGCTCTCGGCCGCGTGGCTGGTGGAGCAGTCCGGTTTCCAGAAAGGCTATGCGCGGGGCGCGGTCGGCATCTCGTCCAAGCACAGCCTGGCCATCGTGAACCGCGGCGGCGCGACGGCGGCTCAGATCCTGGCGCTCAAGGACGAGATCCAGCAGCGCGTCCGCAGCACCTGGGAGATCGACCTGGACCCCGAGCCGGTGCTCCTGGGCTTTGACGAATAG
- a CDS encoding NAD-dependent deacylase produces MIELCPTDRLFVLTGAGVSAESGLPTFRGAGGVWRTHRATDLATPEAFARDPETVWQFYSWRREVHNTCQPNAAHRALAELERRMSGRMYLCTQNVDELHERGGSQRVVHMHGQLFRSRCSRCDRGPFEDRGVYQSLAEVPCCDCGAIIRPHVCWFGETPYFMDEILRALERATVFVTIGSSGVVEPAASFAGIARHRGARTYYLGPEEPANAHAFDRCFEGTATELVPTLFQPS; encoded by the coding sequence ATGATCGAGCTCTGCCCCACCGACCGTCTCTTCGTGCTGACCGGCGCCGGCGTCAGCGCCGAGAGCGGCCTGCCGACCTTTCGCGGCGCGGGCGGCGTGTGGCGCACGCATCGCGCCACCGACCTGGCGACGCCCGAGGCCTTCGCGCGCGACCCCGAGACGGTGTGGCAGTTCTATTCGTGGCGCAGGGAAGTGCACAACACCTGCCAGCCGAACGCGGCGCATCGCGCGCTCGCCGAGTTGGAGCGCCGGATGAGCGGCCGGATGTACCTGTGCACGCAGAACGTGGACGAGCTGCACGAGCGCGGCGGTTCCCAGCGCGTGGTGCACATGCACGGGCAGCTCTTCCGCAGCCGGTGCTCGCGCTGCGACCGCGGGCCCTTCGAGGACCGCGGCGTCTACCAGTCGCTTGCGGAGGTGCCGTGCTGCGACTGCGGCGCCATCATCCGGCCGCACGTCTGCTGGTTCGGGGAGACGCCGTACTTCATGGACGAGATCCTCCGCGCGCTCGAACGGGCGACCGTCTTCGTCACCATCGGGAGCTCGGGCGTGGTGGAGCCGGCGGCAAGCTTCGCCGGCATCGCGCGGCATCGCGGCGCGCGCACGTATTATCTCGGCCCGGAAGAGCCGGCGAACGCTCATGCCTTCGACCGGTGCTTCGAGGGGACGGCGACGGAGCTGGTGCCGACGCTTTTTCAGCCCTCTTAA
- a CDS encoding beta-propeller fold lactonase family protein, producing MGGFALLVLGCDPKLPNYPPAYREFAYVTNGAADTVSVIDLLHFRVEKNIPVGKSPTGVAVNPVKNEVYVVNTDSANVSVIDAETSTVTHTIGVHGHPYFIDVSQDGKRAYVANAGSANVSVLDLEQHRVLATIGVGARPDVARVSPDGGTVVVSNREGNSVSIIDTKTLAVRATIPVCQAPEQVAIVPYAPKAFVSCSASNQVAAVDYEKGVLLTLLDVGRTPISLTLKPDGGQLFVHNFEAQSISDINTTTNEVGGTYLIGTNPVRGVVTSDNSLLYVANFGSDSVAVFSIENGRVVYSVPVGAKPDALALTPNQTYLLVCDTEAGEVAVVRTRVGAGAGIPPVLLTMIPVGREPRQIAIKNFMLRKPPRQ from the coding sequence GTGGGAGGGTTCGCACTCCTGGTCCTCGGCTGCGACCCCAAGCTCCCCAACTATCCGCCCGCCTACCGCGAGTTCGCCTACGTGACGAACGGCGCCGCCGACACGGTCAGCGTCATCGACCTGCTGCACTTCCGGGTCGAGAAGAACATTCCCGTGGGCAAGAGCCCGACGGGCGTGGCCGTCAACCCGGTGAAGAACGAGGTGTACGTCGTCAACACAGACTCGGCGAACGTGAGCGTGATTGACGCCGAGACCAGCACCGTGACCCACACCATCGGCGTGCATGGGCACCCTTACTTCATCGACGTCTCGCAGGACGGCAAGCGCGCCTACGTCGCCAACGCTGGGTCGGCGAATGTGAGCGTGCTCGACCTCGAGCAGCACCGCGTGCTCGCGACCATCGGCGTGGGAGCGCGGCCCGACGTGGCGCGCGTCTCGCCCGACGGCGGCACCGTCGTCGTCAGCAATCGCGAAGGAAATTCCGTCTCCATCATCGACACGAAGACGCTCGCGGTCCGCGCGACCATCCCGGTATGCCAGGCGCCCGAGCAGGTCGCCATCGTGCCCTACGCGCCCAAGGCTTTCGTTTCGTGCTCGGCGTCGAACCAGGTCGCCGCCGTCGACTACGAGAAGGGCGTGCTACTCACGCTGCTCGACGTCGGCAGGACGCCCATCAGCCTGACGCTCAAGCCTGACGGCGGCCAGCTCTTCGTGCACAACTTCGAGGCGCAGTCCATCTCCGACATCAACACGACGACGAACGAGGTCGGCGGGACCTACCTGATCGGGACGAACCCGGTGCGCGGCGTCGTCACCAGCGACAACAGCCTGCTCTACGTGGCGAACTTCGGCTCCGATTCAGTCGCGGTGTTCTCCATCGAGAACGGCCGCGTGGTCTACTCGGTGCCGGTCGGCGCCAAGCCCGACGCGCTGGCGCTCACGCCCAACCAGACTTACCTGCTGGTCTGCGACACCGAGGCGGGCGAGGTCGCGGTGGTGCGCACGCGCGTCGGCGCCGGCGCCGGCATCCCGCCGGTGCTGCTCACGATGATCCCGGTCGGGCGCGAGCCGCGCCAGATCGCCATCAAGAACTTCATGCTGCGCAAGCCCCCGCGGCAGTGA